One part of the Anopheles coustani chromosome 2, idAnoCousDA_361_x.2, whole genome shotgun sequence genome encodes these proteins:
- the LOC131261955 gene encoding uncharacterized protein LOC131261955 isoform X4, with protein MSKTRNVRLWSREETLTLLDILRTSCISFLDGTRSNRKGEMYRYIEEELRNRDPNTIRDARQIENKWKNLKHGYEKHKQEQEMGLASTKSYEYLTELEDLFLLIANRSLMLHTTNVETITNAEAYFEDGLLVEESQDYSMDEDAVVIEEIVCDSQDALDFEATVVASTSAKANPRRKKLTSENMDALLQKVTTMQKETDEAFIRKQMELIENEFEGFREKEKEHWAQLKLDLEELKEKYLDRIQKVARGDAFHDPAEETVGNETKRRRTVGGLASRRK; from the exons ATGAGTAAAACGCGAAACGTACGACTGTGGTCACGGGAAGAAACGCTCACCCTGCTGGACATCCTTCGAACGTCGTGCATCAGCTTTCTGGATGGTACGCGTAGCAATCGGAAGGGTGAAATGTATCGATACATCGAGGAAGAACTACGCAACCGCGACCCCAATACGATACGCGATGCACGACAGATCGAGAACAAGTGGAAAAACCTCAAGCATGGCTACGAAAAGCACAAGCAGGAGCAGGAGATGGGCCTGGCAAGCACCAAATCGTACGAGTATCTAACAGAGCTGGAAGATCTGTTCCTATTGATTGCCAATCGCAGCCTGATGCTGCATACGACGAACGTTGAAACGATCACCAACGCGGAAGCCTACTTCG AAGATGGACTGTTGGTTGAAGAATCACAGGACTACTCGATGGACGAGGACGCGGTGGTCATCGAAGAGATTGTGTGCGACTCACAGGATGCTCTCGATTTCG AAGCCACCGTGGTAGCCAGCACCAGCGCGAAAGCCAATCCAAGGCGTAAGAAACTCACGTCGGAAAACATGGACGCACTGCTACAGAAGGTCACCACCATGCAGAAGGAAACCGACGAAGCCTTCATCCGCAAGCAGATGGAGCTAATCGAGAACGAGTTCGAGGGGTTCCgggagaaggagaaggagCACTGGGCGCAGCTAAAGCTCGACCTCGAGGAGCTGAAGGAAAAGTACCTGGACCGGATACAGAAGGTCGCCCGGGGCGACGCGTTCCACGACCCGGCCGAAGAAACGGTTGGCAACGAAACCAAACGGCGTAGGACGGTCGGCGGTTTGGCcagtagaagaaaataa
- the LOC131261955 gene encoding uncharacterized protein LOC131261955 isoform X1: MSKTRNVRLWSREETLTLLDILRTSCISFLDGTRSNRKGEMYRYIEEELRNRDPNTIRDARQIENKWKNLKHGYEKHKQEQEMGLASTKSYEYLTELEDLFLLIANRSLMLHTTNVETITNAEAYVRSTHAEDGLLVEESQDYSMDEDAVVIEEIVCDSQDALDFGKLYGSKGPHTKPTQSTHSLSGRFLTEATVVASTSAKANPRRKKLTSENMDALLQKVTTMQKETDEAFIRKQMELIENEFEGFREKEKEHWAQLKLDLEELKEKYLDRIQKVARGDAFHDPAEETVGNETKRRRTVGGLASRRK; the protein is encoded by the exons ATGAGTAAAACGCGAAACGTACGACTGTGGTCACGGGAAGAAACGCTCACCCTGCTGGACATCCTTCGAACGTCGTGCATCAGCTTTCTGGATGGTACGCGTAGCAATCGGAAGGGTGAAATGTATCGATACATCGAGGAAGAACTACGCAACCGCGACCCCAATACGATACGCGATGCACGACAGATCGAGAACAAGTGGAAAAACCTCAAGCATGGCTACGAAAAGCACAAGCAGGAGCAGGAGATGGGCCTGGCAAGCACCAAATCGTACGAGTATCTAACAGAGCTGGAAGATCTGTTCCTATTGATTGCCAATCGCAGCCTGATGCTGCATACGACGAACGTTGAAACGATCACCAACGCGGAAGCCTA TGTTCGTTCCACTCACGCAGAAGATGGACTGTTGGTTGAAGAATCACAGGACTACTCGATGGACGAGGACGCGGTGGTCATCGAAGAGATTGTGTGCGACTCACAGGATGCTCTCGATTTCGGTAAGTTGTATGGTTCCAAAGGACCACATACCAAACCAACGCAATCTACTCATTCACTTTCTGGTCGATTTCTTACAGAAGCCACCGTGGTAGCCAGCACCAGCGCGAAAGCCAATCCAAGGCGTAAGAAACTCACGTCGGAAAACATGGACGCACTGCTACAGAAGGTCACCACCATGCAGAAGGAAACCGACGAAGCCTTCATCCGCAAGCAGATGGAGCTAATCGAGAACGAGTTCGAGGGGTTCCgggagaaggagaaggagCACTGGGCGCAGCTAAAGCTCGACCTCGAGGAGCTGAAGGAAAAGTACCTGGACCGGATACAGAAGGTCGCCCGGGGCGACGCGTTCCACGACCCGGCCGAAGAAACGGTTGGCAACGAAACCAAACGGCGTAGGACGGTCGGCGGTTTGGCcagtagaagaaaataa
- the LOC131261955 gene encoding uncharacterized protein LOC131261955 isoform X2, with protein sequence MSKTRNVRLWSREETLTLLDILRTSCISFLDGTRSNRKGEMYRYIEEELRNRDPNTIRDARQIENKWKNLKHGYEKHKQEQEMGLASTKSYEYLTELEDLFLLIANRSLMLHTTNVETITNAEAYFEDGLLVEESQDYSMDEDAVVIEEIVCDSQDALDFGKLYGSKGPHTKPTQSTHSLSGRFLTEATVVASTSAKANPRRKKLTSENMDALLQKVTTMQKETDEAFIRKQMELIENEFEGFREKEKEHWAQLKLDLEELKEKYLDRIQKVARGDAFHDPAEETVGNETKRRRTVGGLASRRK encoded by the exons ATGAGTAAAACGCGAAACGTACGACTGTGGTCACGGGAAGAAACGCTCACCCTGCTGGACATCCTTCGAACGTCGTGCATCAGCTTTCTGGATGGTACGCGTAGCAATCGGAAGGGTGAAATGTATCGATACATCGAGGAAGAACTACGCAACCGCGACCCCAATACGATACGCGATGCACGACAGATCGAGAACAAGTGGAAAAACCTCAAGCATGGCTACGAAAAGCACAAGCAGGAGCAGGAGATGGGCCTGGCAAGCACCAAATCGTACGAGTATCTAACAGAGCTGGAAGATCTGTTCCTATTGATTGCCAATCGCAGCCTGATGCTGCATACGACGAACGTTGAAACGATCACCAACGCGGAAGCCTACTTCG AAGATGGACTGTTGGTTGAAGAATCACAGGACTACTCGATGGACGAGGACGCGGTGGTCATCGAAGAGATTGTGTGCGACTCACAGGATGCTCTCGATTTCGGTAAGTTGTATGGTTCCAAAGGACCACATACCAAACCAACGCAATCTACTCATTCACTTTCTGGTCGATTTCTTACAGAAGCCACCGTGGTAGCCAGCACCAGCGCGAAAGCCAATCCAAGGCGTAAGAAACTCACGTCGGAAAACATGGACGCACTGCTACAGAAGGTCACCACCATGCAGAAGGAAACCGACGAAGCCTTCATCCGCAAGCAGATGGAGCTAATCGAGAACGAGTTCGAGGGGTTCCgggagaaggagaaggagCACTGGGCGCAGCTAAAGCTCGACCTCGAGGAGCTGAAGGAAAAGTACCTGGACCGGATACAGAAGGTCGCCCGGGGCGACGCGTTCCACGACCCGGCCGAAGAAACGGTTGGCAACGAAACCAAACGGCGTAGGACGGTCGGCGGTTTGGCcagtagaagaaaataa
- the LOC131261955 gene encoding uncharacterized protein LOC131261955 isoform X3 — protein sequence MSKTRNVRLWSREETLTLLDILRTSCISFLDGTRSNRKGEMYRYIEEELRNRDPNTIRDARQIENKWKNLKHGYEKHKQEQEMGLASTKSYEYLTELEDLFLLIANRSLMLHTTNVETITNAEAYVRSTHAEDGLLVEESQDYSMDEDAVVIEEIVCDSQDALDFEATVVASTSAKANPRRKKLTSENMDALLQKVTTMQKETDEAFIRKQMELIENEFEGFREKEKEHWAQLKLDLEELKEKYLDRIQKVARGDAFHDPAEETVGNETKRRRTVGGLASRRK from the exons ATGAGTAAAACGCGAAACGTACGACTGTGGTCACGGGAAGAAACGCTCACCCTGCTGGACATCCTTCGAACGTCGTGCATCAGCTTTCTGGATGGTACGCGTAGCAATCGGAAGGGTGAAATGTATCGATACATCGAGGAAGAACTACGCAACCGCGACCCCAATACGATACGCGATGCACGACAGATCGAGAACAAGTGGAAAAACCTCAAGCATGGCTACGAAAAGCACAAGCAGGAGCAGGAGATGGGCCTGGCAAGCACCAAATCGTACGAGTATCTAACAGAGCTGGAAGATCTGTTCCTATTGATTGCCAATCGCAGCCTGATGCTGCATACGACGAACGTTGAAACGATCACCAACGCGGAAGCCTA TGTTCGTTCCACTCACGCAGAAGATGGACTGTTGGTTGAAGAATCACAGGACTACTCGATGGACGAGGACGCGGTGGTCATCGAAGAGATTGTGTGCGACTCACAGGATGCTCTCGATTTCG AAGCCACCGTGGTAGCCAGCACCAGCGCGAAAGCCAATCCAAGGCGTAAGAAACTCACGTCGGAAAACATGGACGCACTGCTACAGAAGGTCACCACCATGCAGAAGGAAACCGACGAAGCCTTCATCCGCAAGCAGATGGAGCTAATCGAGAACGAGTTCGAGGGGTTCCgggagaaggagaaggagCACTGGGCGCAGCTAAAGCTCGACCTCGAGGAGCTGAAGGAAAAGTACCTGGACCGGATACAGAAGGTCGCCCGGGGCGACGCGTTCCACGACCCGGCCGAAGAAACGGTTGGCAACGAAACCAAACGGCGTAGGACGGTCGGCGGTTTGGCcagtagaagaaaataa